The Sphingosinicella humi genome has a window encoding:
- a CDS encoding GDCCVxC domain-containing (seleno)protein, with the protein MQLISTLTCPECDHRATETMPIDACQFFYDCPGCKAVLRPKPGDCCVYCSYGDVPCPPIQEARENGSQASCCGGS; encoded by the coding sequence ATGCAACTGATCTCGACTCTGACCTGCCCCGAGTGCGACCATCGGGCGACCGAGACGATGCCGATCGACGCCTGCCAGTTTTTCTACGATTGCCCAGGATGCAAAGCCGTTCTTCGACCGAAACCCGGTGATTGCTGCGTCTACTGCTCTTACGGCGATGTGCCATGTCCGCCGATTCAGGAAGCTCGCGAGAATGGCTCGCAGGCCAGTTGCTGCGGAGGATCCTAA
- a CDS encoding copper-binding protein yields the protein MNKIYFAGALALLSGVAACSEQPNANREATSAPAEQSATVPTDAVYSATGEVTGIAGETVTISHGPVPDLQWPAMTMEFRAPSSDMLATVAAGDQVAFAFRQADGGYVLTSLTKN from the coding sequence ATGAACAAGATCTATTTTGCCGGTGCCTTGGCGCTGCTTTCCGGCGTCGCTGCCTGCAGCGAACAACCAAACGCTAACCGTGAAGCCACTAGCGCTCCCGCAGAACAATCGGCGACCGTGCCGACGGACGCGGTTTACTCGGCTACGGGCGAAGTGACGGGCATCGCCGGTGAGACCGTGACGATTTCGCATGGGCCGGTGCCGGACCTGCAGTGGCCCGCCATGACGATGGAATTCCGGGCGCCCAGCTCGGACATGCTCGCCACCGTTGCGGCCGGAGACCAGGTCGCCTTCGCCTTCCGCCAGGCGGACGGCGGCTATGTTCTGACGTCGCTGACCAAGAACTGA
- a CDS encoding heavy metal translocating P-type ATPase, translating to MRGPLFLRRRKLDAQTLSRAPDDGAAETTLTLPIEGMTCASCVGRVERAIRQVPGVSNVAVNLATERAEVTFDDEDSDIGTVAEAVFKAGYMPGSKTTELLVTGMTCASCVGRVEKALRAVPGVLKADVNLATETARIEAVATTADTDLIRAVEKAGYSASLRSPSPVRQADEEEARRSEVASRELRHVIIAAALSLPLVIPMLLSPFGVDAMIPGWVQLLLATPVQFWLGGRFYRAGWKALKARTGNMDLLVAIGTSAAYGLSLYQLMFRPSQGADGHYYFEASAVIITLILLGKWLEGRAKRQTGAAIRALMALRPDKARVMRSSGIEEEVSVEDVKTGDRIRVRPGERIPVDGRLIEGATSVDESMLTGESMPVSKSVGNKLTGGSINGDGLVLIETTAVGAETTLARIVRLVESAQGAKAPIQRLVDKVSAVFVPIVLGIAAVTFIGWIVAGAGVEVAILNAVAVMVIACPCALGLATPTAVMAGTGVAARAGVLIKDAEALETAHRISAVAFDKTGTLTEGKPSLVAAIAAPGVDDRHLLELASGLQSGSEHPLAKAVMAAAKEQGVVPANTRSMKALPGRGVTAEIESDRLVLGSSRLMDEEGIERGSLAAHAEDLEGDGRSVSWIAAISPKKRLIGLLAFGDEAKASAKEAIEILHRRGVRSIMLTGDNAGSANAVAKQLGIDEVIANVLPEGKADAVASLRGESRTVAMVGDGVNDAPALAAADVGIAMSTGTDVAMHAAGITLMRGDPRLVADAIDISKRTYSKIRQGLFWAFIYNVVGIPLAALGYLSPVLAGAAMAFSSVSVVTNALTLRRWKPQAS from the coding sequence ATGAGGGGTCCACTCTTTTTGAGGAGACGAAAATTGGACGCGCAGACGCTGTCACGGGCGCCGGACGATGGAGCAGCCGAGACCACGCTCACGTTGCCGATTGAAGGCATGACCTGCGCCTCCTGCGTCGGCCGAGTCGAGCGCGCCATCCGCCAAGTGCCGGGCGTCTCGAATGTTGCCGTAAACCTCGCCACCGAGCGCGCCGAGGTGACGTTCGATGACGAAGATTCCGACATTGGAACAGTCGCCGAGGCCGTCTTCAAGGCAGGCTACATGCCCGGATCCAAGACGACGGAATTGTTGGTTACCGGCATGACCTGCGCGTCCTGCGTCGGACGTGTGGAGAAGGCGCTTCGCGCGGTGCCTGGCGTCCTCAAGGCCGACGTAAACCTCGCCACTGAAACCGCCCGCATCGAGGCTGTCGCGACCACGGCCGACACCGATCTGATTCGGGCCGTCGAAAAGGCGGGCTACTCCGCATCGCTGCGCAGCCCATCTCCCGTACGGCAAGCGGATGAAGAGGAGGCCCGGCGGTCGGAGGTCGCCTCTCGCGAACTGCGCCATGTCATCATCGCGGCGGCCCTCTCCCTTCCGCTCGTTATCCCCATGCTCCTGTCGCCGTTCGGCGTCGACGCGATGATCCCGGGATGGGTCCAGCTGCTTCTCGCAACACCTGTCCAATTCTGGCTCGGCGGCCGCTTCTATCGGGCCGGCTGGAAGGCGCTGAAAGCGCGCACCGGAAACATGGACCTGCTCGTCGCTATCGGCACATCGGCCGCTTATGGCCTCAGTCTTTATCAATTGATGTTCCGACCGAGCCAAGGGGCCGACGGCCATTATTATTTCGAAGCATCCGCCGTCATCATCACGCTCATCCTGCTCGGCAAGTGGCTTGAAGGCAGAGCCAAACGACAGACGGGCGCAGCGATACGCGCCTTGATGGCGCTGCGTCCGGACAAGGCTCGTGTCATGCGTTCAAGCGGGATCGAGGAAGAGGTTTCCGTCGAGGACGTCAAAACTGGCGACCGCATTCGCGTCCGGCCGGGCGAGCGAATTCCGGTTGACGGGCGACTCATCGAGGGTGCGACAAGCGTCGATGAATCGATGCTCACCGGCGAAAGCATGCCCGTCTCTAAGAGTGTCGGGAACAAGCTGACCGGCGGTTCCATCAACGGCGATGGCCTCGTGCTCATCGAGACCACCGCAGTCGGGGCTGAAACCACACTCGCGCGGATCGTCCGTCTCGTTGAAAGCGCCCAAGGCGCGAAGGCGCCGATCCAAAGGCTGGTCGACAAGGTCAGCGCAGTATTTGTGCCGATCGTCCTCGGCATCGCGGCCGTCACCTTTATCGGCTGGATCGTTGCTGGCGCCGGAGTCGAGGTCGCCATCCTCAATGCGGTGGCGGTCATGGTGATTGCGTGCCCCTGCGCGCTCGGCCTTGCCACCCCCACGGCAGTCATGGCGGGCACCGGCGTTGCCGCCCGGGCGGGCGTTCTCATCAAGGATGCAGAGGCGCTGGAGACCGCGCACCGCATTAGCGCCGTTGCCTTCGACAAGACGGGGACGCTGACGGAGGGCAAACCTTCGCTCGTTGCCGCCATCGCCGCGCCCGGCGTCGATGATCGGCACCTCCTTGAACTGGCCTCGGGGCTTCAGAGCGGAAGCGAGCATCCGCTCGCCAAGGCCGTCATGGCCGCCGCCAAGGAACAAGGAGTGGTGCCGGCGAATACGCGGTCGATGAAGGCACTACCCGGTCGAGGCGTCACTGCTGAAATTGAGAGTGACCGGCTCGTCCTCGGAAGCTCGCGCCTCATGGACGAGGAAGGCATCGAACGCGGGTCGCTGGCCGCGCACGCTGAAGATCTGGAAGGGGACGGACGTTCCGTCTCCTGGATAGCCGCGATCTCGCCGAAGAAGAGGCTGATCGGCCTCCTCGCCTTCGGCGACGAAGCCAAGGCCTCCGCCAAAGAGGCCATCGAGATCCTTCATCGGCGGGGCGTACGCAGCATCATGCTCACCGGCGACAATGCCGGCAGCGCCAACGCGGTGGCAAAACAGCTCGGCATCGACGAGGTGATCGCAAACGTGCTGCCCGAGGGGAAAGCTGACGCCGTGGCCTCGCTTCGGGGGGAGAGCCGCACCGTCGCCATGGTAGGCGATGGCGTGAATGACGCGCCGGCACTGGCGGCGGCAGATGTTGGAATCGCCATGTCGACGGGCACCGACGTCGCGATGCACGCGGCGGGGATCACCTTGATGCGGGGCGACCCGCGCCTGGTCGCGGACGCCATCGACATTTCCAAGCGGACCTATTCGAAGATCCGCCAAGGTCTCTTCTGGGCGTTCATCTACAACGTCGTCGGCATTCCGCTGGCGGCTTTGGGCTATCTCAGCCCGGTGCTTGCAGGCGCAGCGATGGCGTTTTCCAGCGTCAGCGTCGTCACCAACGCGCTGACGCTCAGGAGGTGGAAGCCGCAGGCGAGTTGA
- a CDS encoding dihydrolipoyl dehydrogenase family protein, translating into MEQTYDLIVIGTGTAAMVAATRMRDAGWTVAIIDEKPFGGTCALRGCDPKKMLVAGAEVIDSSRRLHGRGIIEPAEINWRDLIAFKRTFTDAIPAKHEQRYQEKGIVTFHGQAYFTGPNSISIAEEPLHGRHILIAAGAEPVRLGIPGEEHLIDHEDFLAMDSLPARVLLVGGGYIAAEFSHVAVRAGAKVTILQRSHRLLPQFEPELVGWLMEAFERSGVDVRTGTTAIGIEKTGEAFTVHASAEDGSRMFVADLVVHAAGRRPALDRLDLPTGDIASERGRLQLNEHLQSISNPAVYAAGDAAQMGPPLTPVSSHDAKVVAANLIKGNHARPDYRGVPSVAFTLPPIAAVGMSEEAARASGCRFRVKSERASHWYTARRVAEPVYGYKTLVEEDTDRILGAHLVGPHADEVINLFGLAIRHGLTAGDLKTTMFAYPTGASDIGYML; encoded by the coding sequence ATGGAGCAAACCTACGATCTAATCGTCATAGGCACCGGCACGGCTGCCATGGTCGCCGCGACGCGCATGCGAGACGCGGGGTGGACCGTCGCCATCATAGACGAGAAGCCATTTGGCGGAACGTGCGCGCTGCGCGGCTGTGATCCGAAGAAGATGCTCGTCGCGGGAGCAGAGGTGATCGACAGCAGCCGCAGATTGCATGGTCGGGGGATCATTGAGCCGGCCGAGATAAATTGGCGCGATCTGATCGCGTTCAAGCGGACCTTCACAGACGCGATCCCGGCGAAGCATGAGCAGCGCTACCAAGAGAAGGGTATCGTCACCTTCCACGGCCAAGCATATTTCACCGGTCCCAATTCGATATCGATCGCCGAAGAGCCGTTGCACGGGCGGCACATCCTGATTGCCGCTGGCGCGGAGCCAGTGCGGCTCGGCATACCCGGCGAGGAGCATCTGATCGACCACGAGGACTTCCTGGCGATGGACAGCCTACCGGCTCGGGTCTTGCTCGTTGGCGGCGGTTACATCGCGGCTGAATTCTCTCATGTCGCCGTCCGCGCCGGAGCGAAGGTCACGATCCTCCAGCGCAGCCACCGTCTATTGCCGCAGTTCGAACCGGAGCTCGTCGGCTGGCTGATGGAGGCATTCGAGAGGAGCGGCGTGGATGTGCGCACGGGTACCACGGCGATCGGTATCGAAAAGACAGGTGAGGCTTTCACCGTGCACGCCAGCGCCGAGGACGGCTCTCGGATGTTCGTGGCTGATCTGGTCGTCCATGCCGCCGGCCGAAGACCGGCTCTTGATCGCCTCGATCTCCCGACCGGCGACATCGCCAGCGAACGAGGCCGGCTCCAGCTGAATGAGCATCTCCAAAGCATCTCCAACCCGGCAGTCTACGCCGCAGGTGACGCAGCTCAGATGGGGCCTCCGCTCACACCCGTCTCAAGCCATGATGCAAAGGTTGTCGCGGCGAACCTGATCAAGGGCAACCATGCGAGACCCGACTATCGTGGTGTGCCGAGCGTAGCATTTACGCTGCCTCCAATCGCGGCGGTCGGGATGAGCGAAGAGGCGGCACGAGCTTCGGGATGCCGCTTTCGTGTCAAGTCGGAGCGGGCCTCGCACTGGTATACAGCGCGGCGCGTGGCCGAGCCCGTCTACGGCTATAAGACGCTTGTCGAGGAGGACACGGACCGTATCCTCGGGGCGCACCTCGTAGGGCCTCACGCTGACGAGGTCATCAACCTCTTCGGTCTCGCCATCCGGCACGGCCTCACAGCCGGCGATCTCAAGACGACGATGTTCGCCTATCCGACGGGTGCATCTGACATCGGCTACATGCTTTAG
- a CDS encoding TolC family protein, whose product MKPFASSLRGSVATALALAVAQPQPALAQATLSLDEALALSVERQPALSAFTRTARAAEEAAVAARQLPDPQLTIGIQNLPVTGSEAFDLNADFMTMKSIGIMRTQVREAKRDAASARYLAEAAVSLAEQDVLARRIQREVMLGWIEVIEAQQKREVLNFLIEKLEARQSLVEDSILDGTATPADVIAIEAEISAARAELLAAQDAEAAGRAMLTRWIGDAAQRPLSTNELPICRPSNKQQALSAVAEHPLIEVARRRETVAERAIDIARADRKPDWGWSAMYGQRGGGRSDMVTLQVTIDLPLNKARLQNRRIAEASELAAAARDRAEDTRREVVSDFEQAWAQWSAANARLTTTLGDTLPALEAVERALEARVAGGQPALTDVQAASERTTRTALEVIEQRAALARASADLSFYVEECA is encoded by the coding sequence ATGAAACCTTTCGCCTCTTCCTTGCGTGGATCGGTGGCAACGGCGCTCGCCCTCGCCGTCGCTCAACCGCAGCCCGCGCTCGCCCAAGCTACTCTCAGCCTCGATGAGGCGCTCGCGCTGTCGGTCGAGCGGCAACCCGCGCTCAGCGCTTTCACGCGGACCGCGAGAGCGGCCGAGGAGGCCGCCGTCGCCGCGCGCCAGCTCCCCGACCCGCAGCTGACGATCGGCATTCAGAACCTCCCCGTCACGGGCTCCGAGGCGTTCGACCTCAATGCCGACTTCATGACCATGAAGTCGATCGGCATCATGCGCACCCAGGTCAGGGAGGCGAAGCGGGACGCCGCGTCCGCCCGTTATCTGGCGGAAGCCGCCGTATCGCTCGCCGAGCAGGATGTGCTCGCGCGCCGCATCCAACGTGAGGTGATGCTGGGCTGGATCGAGGTCATCGAGGCTCAGCAGAAGCGGGAGGTACTGAATTTCCTGATCGAGAAACTGGAAGCCCGTCAGTCGCTCGTTGAAGACAGCATACTCGACGGCACCGCCACGCCGGCGGACGTTATCGCCATCGAAGCGGAGATATCGGCTGCCCGCGCCGAGCTTCTCGCCGCGCAAGACGCCGAAGCCGCCGGCCGCGCGATGCTCACGAGGTGGATCGGCGATGCCGCCCAGCGGCCACTCTCGACGAATGAGCTTCCCATCTGCCGGCCCTCTAACAAGCAACAGGCCTTATCGGCGGTGGCTGAGCATCCGCTGATTGAGGTGGCGCGGCGTCGGGAGACCGTGGCGGAACGCGCCATCGACATCGCTCGCGCCGATCGAAAGCCCGACTGGGGCTGGTCGGCGATGTACGGCCAGCGCGGCGGCGGGCGCTCGGACATGGTGACGCTCCAGGTCACTATCGATCTGCCGCTCAACAAGGCGCGCCTTCAGAACCGGCGGATCGCCGAGGCCTCGGAACTCGCCGCCGCCGCCCGCGACAGGGCGGAAGACACGCGCCGCGAAGTGGTGTCGGATTTCGAACAGGCGTGGGCCCAGTGGAGTGCCGCCAACGCCCGGCTCACCACCACCCTTGGCGATACCTTGCCGGCACTGGAGGCGGTCGAGCGCGCCTTGGAGGCAAGGGTCGCCGGCGGCCAGCCGGCGCTGACCGACGTCCAGGCCGCGAGCGAACGAACGACCCGGACTGCGCTCGAAGTCATCGAGCAGCGCGCTGCGCTCGCCCGCGCCAGTGCGGATCTGAGCTTCTATGTCGAGGAGTGCGCCTGA
- a CDS encoding MerR family transcriptional regulator has protein sequence MARISIGKLSRRSGVNIETIRYFEKVGIIATPPRTEGGHRVYDEDHVRALGFIRRARELGFTPEEVRAILNLGGPGKACCGEVREIAAHHLKEVRAKIADLAEMERLLASTIEQCSGGTDADCAVIDMIEDATV, from the coding sequence ATGGCGCGCATTAGCATAGGCAAGCTTTCCCGGCGCTCCGGGGTCAACATTGAGACGATCCGCTATTTCGAGAAAGTAGGGATTATTGCCACGCCGCCCCGTACCGAAGGCGGCCATCGGGTCTATGACGAGGACCATGTTCGGGCGCTCGGCTTCATTCGTCGCGCTCGAGAGCTTGGCTTCACGCCTGAGGAGGTCCGCGCGATCCTGAACTTGGGTGGCCCCGGTAAAGCCTGCTGCGGCGAAGTCCGGGAGATCGCAGCCCATCACCTGAAAGAAGTCCGCGCCAAAATAGCCGATCTCGCGGAAATGGAGCGCTTGTTGGCTTCCACCATCGAGCAATGTTCTGGCGGCACCGATGCTGACTGTGCTGTCATCGACATGATCGAAGACGCGACCGTCTGA
- the cueR gene encoding Cu(I)-responsive transcriptional regulator yields MNIGQASKQSGVSQRMIRHYEAIGLTPKAARRDSGYRDYDEKDVHTLRFIRRARDLGFPIEEIGQLLALWRDRDRTSADVKALALARVAELKQKEGEIRAMRLSLEDLARHCHGDERPDCPILEDMAHVA; encoded by the coding sequence ATGAACATCGGCCAAGCATCGAAGCAGTCCGGCGTCAGCCAGCGGATGATCCGCCACTATGAGGCCATCGGCCTCACCCCCAAGGCGGCGCGGCGGGATTCCGGCTACCGCGATTACGACGAGAAGGACGTCCACACGCTCCGTTTCATCCGGCGGGCACGTGATCTCGGTTTTCCGATCGAAGAGATCGGCCAGCTTCTGGCGTTGTGGCGAGATCGCGATAGGACAAGCGCGGACGTGAAGGCACTCGCCTTGGCAAGGGTCGCAGAACTCAAGCAAAAGGAAGGAGAAATCCGGGCGATGCGCCTTTCACTGGAGGATTTAGCTCGGCACTGTCATGGCGATGAGCGGCCAGACTGCCCGATCCTAGAGGACATGGCGCATGTCGCTTAA
- a CDS encoding heavy-metal-associated domain-containing protein, with translation MINFRVLGMTCGGCARAVTNAVQRVDENAKVDVDLGAKRVSVQSSADPKLFESAIGDAGYEVSLLPA, from the coding sequence ATGATAAATTTCCGTGTCTTGGGAATGACCTGCGGTGGTTGCGCGAGGGCGGTTACGAACGCCGTGCAGCGCGTCGATGAAAACGCCAAGGTCGATGTCGATCTTGGTGCGAAGCGCGTCTCGGTCCAATCTTCCGCCGATCCGAAGCTCTTCGAAAGCGCGATAGGGGATGCGGGCTATGAGGTGAGCCTGCTGCCCGCCTGA
- a CDS encoding NAD-dependent epimerase/dehydratase family protein, protein MAEEARLSDSPSENAKGVVLVTGASGFIGSAVIRKLGNDYQVVGLDRAGPPDPPSPAVAIDFDLGSDEAVRKALEEVRDQFGSRIASVIHLAAYYDVSGEPNPLYEKITVEGTRRLIDGLQSFEVEQFVYASTMLVHRATNSPDEPIDEDSPIDPSWAYPESKVRTEAVLKERHGDIPVVFLRIAGVYEDEGHQPFIAEQIARIYEHRLIAHVYPGMLCAGQSFVHLDDLTDAIARLVERRRDLPAELPLLIGEPEALGYAEVQDIIGCTLHGEGWDTFRIPQPIARAGAWVQSEVLGSGSSIKPWMVEASNDHYVLDISRARQFLGWEPKHRLRDALPKMVAALKRDPQGWYKANKLNPALVAWYGQRPVAPAHAEHDGGADPGMDHMAMGHTEGRHESDDMSHGQDAEPAMAHGGDHDDMAMMDADARRTRWVHFATIGLGAWLAASPLVYDAVTSGTVDDAVRAVTVDRGLPSVEWRAGVLMISDVISGMLLMLFGAMSLSKRTAWFGQWASCFVGIWLLFAPLIFWSPSAAQYQNDMLIGALAIAFSVLVPMMPGMSMAGMMDPKSVPPGWTYGPSTAAQRLPIAALGLIGLLISRMLTAYQLGHIDSAWEPFFMGSPADPRNGTEEIITSDVSKAWPIPDAGLGAVSYIFEILMAVMGTRDRWRTMPWMVTFFGILVIPLGVISIYFIIIQPIMIGTWSTPALIAGLAMVVMIPFALDEVIAMGQFLYWAHCRGKPLIRTFFKGDAVDKGEEYTGDALSASPSAAWAEARRGVTLPWTLAVSTVMGAFLMLTRLVFGTDGAMANSDHLVGALVITVAIIATAEVARALRFVNVAFGAWLVAAPFLLEGANSTATIASIAIGLALVALSLPRGKRSTEHYAGWDKYVV, encoded by the coding sequence ATGGCAGAGGAAGCTCGGCTCTCGGACTCGCCCAGCGAAAATGCGAAGGGAGTCGTTCTTGTAACCGGGGCGAGCGGCTTCATCGGCTCCGCCGTCATTCGAAAGCTCGGCAACGATTACCAGGTCGTCGGACTTGACCGCGCCGGACCCCCGGATCCTCCATCACCAGCGGTGGCGATCGACTTCGACCTAGGATCGGACGAGGCGGTCCGGAAGGCCCTTGAAGAAGTCAGGGATCAGTTTGGTAGCCGAATCGCGTCGGTCATTCACCTCGCCGCCTATTATGACGTTTCGGGAGAGCCCAACCCACTTTACGAGAAGATCACGGTCGAGGGCACGAGACGGTTGATCGATGGCCTGCAGTCTTTCGAGGTCGAGCAGTTCGTCTACGCAAGCACGATGCTGGTTCACCGGGCGACGAATAGCCCCGACGAGCCCATCGACGAGGATTCGCCCATCGATCCGAGCTGGGCTTATCCCGAATCCAAGGTCCGTACGGAGGCCGTTCTCAAGGAACGGCACGGCGACATTCCCGTGGTCTTTTTGCGCATCGCCGGCGTCTACGAGGACGAGGGGCACCAGCCATTCATCGCGGAACAGATTGCCCGGATTTATGAGCACCGACTGATCGCGCACGTCTATCCCGGCATGCTCTGTGCCGGGCAGTCCTTTGTGCATCTGGACGACCTCACCGACGCGATCGCGAGGCTCGTGGAACGTCGCCGCGATTTACCGGCCGAACTGCCGCTGCTTATAGGCGAGCCCGAAGCGCTTGGTTATGCCGAGGTGCAGGACATTATCGGCTGCACGCTCCACGGCGAAGGGTGGGACACTTTCCGCATTCCGCAGCCGATCGCGAGAGCAGGCGCTTGGGTTCAGAGCGAGGTGCTCGGCTCGGGAAGCTCGATTAAACCCTGGATGGTCGAGGCGAGCAACGACCATTACGTGCTCGACATCAGCCGGGCGCGGCAGTTCCTCGGTTGGGAGCCGAAGCACCGCCTGCGCGATGCGCTTCCGAAGATGGTCGCGGCGCTAAAGCGCGATCCGCAAGGCTGGTACAAGGCCAACAAGCTCAATCCGGCCCTCGTCGCCTGGTATGGGCAGCGCCCCGTCGCACCCGCTCATGCCGAGCATGACGGCGGTGCCGATCCCGGCATGGATCACATGGCGATGGGTCATACGGAAGGCCGCCACGAGTCCGATGATATGAGCCACGGGCAGGATGCGGAGCCCGCGATGGCGCATGGCGGCGATCACGATGATATGGCTATGATGGATGCCGACGCTCGCCGCACGCGCTGGGTCCATTTCGCGACGATCGGTCTGGGCGCCTGGCTTGCCGCAAGTCCGCTAGTCTACGACGCCGTGACGAGTGGAACCGTGGACGACGCCGTTCGTGCCGTGACGGTCGATCGCGGGCTGCCGTCCGTCGAATGGCGCGCGGGTGTGCTGATGATCAGCGACGTGATCAGCGGCATGCTGCTGATGCTGTTCGGAGCGATGTCGCTCTCGAAGCGAACGGCTTGGTTTGGTCAGTGGGCGTCCTGTTTCGTCGGCATATGGCTGCTGTTCGCGCCGCTCATCTTCTGGAGTCCAAGCGCGGCCCAATATCAGAACGACATGTTGATCGGCGCGCTGGCGATCGCCTTCTCTGTGCTTGTGCCGATGATGCCCGGGATGAGCATGGCCGGCATGATGGATCCGAAGTCCGTTCCGCCCGGCTGGACCTATGGGCCGTCCACCGCCGCGCAGCGCCTTCCGATCGCCGCCCTCGGCCTGATTGGTCTCCTCATCTCGCGCATGCTGACGGCGTACCAGCTTGGCCACATCGACTCCGCCTGGGAGCCGTTCTTCATGGGATCGCCCGCCGATCCCCGCAACGGCACGGAGGAGATCATCACGTCCGATGTCTCCAAGGCCTGGCCAATCCCCGACGCGGGACTGGGGGCGGTAAGCTACATATTTGAAATCCTGATGGCGGTGATGGGCACGCGCGACCGGTGGCGGACGATGCCCTGGATGGTGACCTTTTTCGGCATATTGGTGATCCCCCTTGGGGTCATCTCGATCTACTTCATCATCATCCAGCCCATCATGATCGGCACCTGGAGCACGCCGGCACTGATTGCCGGGCTCGCCATGGTCGTCATGATACCGTTCGCCTTGGACGAGGTCATCGCCATGGGACAGTTCCTCTATTGGGCGCATTGCCGTGGCAAGCCGTTGATCCGGACGTTCTTCAAGGGCGATGCGGTCGACAAGGGCGAAGAATATACGGGCGATGCGCTGTCCGCCTCTCCCTCAGCCGCATGGGCCGAAGCCAGACGGGGCGTGACGCTTCCCTGGACGCTGGCCGTCAGCACCGTGATGGGCGCATTCCTCATGCTGACGAGGCTGGTGTTCGGCACCGACGGTGCGATGGCGAACAGCGACCATCTGGTTGGTGCGCTAGTTATTACGGTCGCCATCATTGCCACGGCCGAGGTCGCGCGGGCCCTGCGGTTCGTCAACGTCGCATTCGGCGCCTGGCTTGTCGCCGCACCGTTCCTGCTTGAGGGGGCCAACAGCACCGCGACTATCGCCAGCATAGCGATTGGTCTTGCGCTGGTGGCGTTGAGTTTGCCGAGAGGCAAGCGGAGCACCGAACATTATGCGGGATGGGACAAATATGTCGTCTAG